In Dasania marina DSM 21967, the genomic window GGTGGACTTACCCACCCCGCCCTTACCTGAAGCCACCGCAATAATATTTTTTACCCCCGCCAAAGCCTGTTGATTTGCGGGGGTGGGGTTGGTGGTAATCTGGCTAGTAATCGCTACCGTGACACTGAGACCGGGTAGTGCTTGCTCTATATGTTGCGCTATTGCCGCCTCGCGCTGCGCCTGCACACTGTGCATGGGGTAAGGTAGCTCTAGCGATAAATTCAGCGTGTCACCACTAAACGTCATCGCCTTAATGGCTTGCACATCCAACAAACTGCGTTGTAAATGTGGCTCCACATAGCTTAATAAACATTCTTCAACGTGCTGCTGGCTGTACTGACTCATGTTAAAACCCACTGCTGGTAAACGATAAACGGGGGCCAGTATACGCGGGCTTTGGCCCTAGGTAAAAAAGCCTGTTAAATAAAGCTGTTAGCGAAAATTTGCACATGAAATATCCGCTCAAAACCGCTATAGTAGCGGGCTTTAAACGACTATCTCACAAGCAGCGTGCGCGCAGCACCCATTCAACATCTATTCAAGCACCCCAGGTAAGGTAAGCAAACCACTATGTCAGAGCAGCAGCACACGGCCCGCAAAATCCTCGTCACCAGCGCCCTACCCTACGCCAACGGTTCATTGCATTTAGGGCACTTGCTAGAGACCATACAAACTGACATCTGGGTACGTTTTCAAAAGCAACGCGGCCACCAGTGCACCTATGTTTGCGCCGACGACGCCCACGGCACCGCCATTATGCTCACCGCCGAAAAGAACGGCCTCAGCCCCGAGCAGCAAATTGCCAATGTGAAAGCCGAGCACGAAAAAGATTTTGACGGTTTTTTGATAGACTTTGATAACTACCACACCACCCACAGCGAAGAAAACAAAATCCTGTCGGAAGATTTCTATAAAAAACTACTCGCCAACGGTCATATCGCCAGCCGCGAAATCACTCAGTTATTTGACCCCGAAAAAGAGTTGTTCTTGGCCGACCGTTACATCAAAGGCACCTGCCCCAAATGTAAAACCGACGACCAATACGGCGACAACTGCGAAGCCTGTGGCGCCACCTACAGCCCGGCTGATTTAATCGATCCTAAATCAGCCATCTCAGGTGCTACCCCGGTTGAGAAGCAATCGACCCACTACTTTTTAACCCTAGCCTCCTTTGAAGACATGTTGAAAGAGTGGACCCAAAGTGGCCGCCTACAACCGCAAATCGCCAACAAGCTTAACGAATGGCTAGAACCTGGCCTGCAAGAGTGGGACATCTCCCGCGATGCGCCCTACTTTGGCTTTGAGATTCCCGATGCCCCAGGCAAATACTTTTACGTATGGCTGGACGCTCCCATAGGCTACATGGCCAGTTTCAAAAACTACTGCGATAATGCCGCTATCAATACCAACGGCCTTAGCTTTGAAGAATTCTGGGGCAAAGATTCCGATGCCGAGCTTTACCACTTTATCGGTAAAGACATCATCAACTTCCACGGCTTATTCTGGCCCGCCATGTTGGAATCTGCGGGTTACCGCAAGCCTAGCGCGATTTTTGCCCATGGTTTTCTAACTGTTAACCAACAAAAAATGTCTAAGTCACGCGGCACCTTTATCAAAGCACAAACCTACCTTGAGCACTTAGATGCCGAGTACCTGCGCTACTACTACGCCGCCAAGCTGTCAGCAGCCGTTGACGATATAGACTTAAACCTCACCGACTTTGTGCAACGGGTTAACTCTGATTTGGTCGGCAAGGTCATCAACATCGCCAGCCGCAGCGCCAAGTTTATTACCAAGAAACACGATGGCATTATGGCTGCCGAGTTAGATAACCCCGAGTTATGGCAACAAGGCGTAAGCAAAGGCGAAGAAATCGCCAAGCACTTTGAGCAGCGCGAATACAGCAAAGCCCTACGCGAAATCATGGCGCTGGCCGATGCCACCAACGAATACTTCGACAGCCAAGAGCCATGGGCACTAGCTAAGCAAGAAGGCCAAGAGCAAAAGGTACTGGCCATTAGCTCGCAGTGCGTCAACATGTTCCGCCTCATCATGACCTACTTAAAGCCCATCTTGCCGATAACTGCCGCCAAAGCCGAAGCCTTCTTAAACTGCGAATTGCTGTGGGTGGGCGACATAAAGCCTTTACTCAGTCATCAAATCAACAAGTTCAAACCGATGATGTCACGCATAGAAATCGAAAAAGTCGACGCCATTATAGAGGCCAGCAAATCAGATCAGGCCGACGAAGCCGCTAAAACTGACAAGAAAGCTGAGAAAAAAGCCAAACAACAAAAGCTCTCTAGTCAAAACAAGGCCGAGCCAGAAACACCCAGCGAAATCGAATTTGAAGACTTCGCCAAGGTAGACCTGCGCATCGTCGAGATTATCAATGCGGAGCATGTTGAAGGTGCCGATAAGTTATTGAAATTAACATTGAGCCTGGGTGAAGAGCAAAAACAAGTATTTGCCGGTATCAAGAGCGCCTACGCGCCAGAGGATTTAATAGGCAAGTTGACGGTAATGGTGGCGAACTTGAAACCACGTAAGATGCGTTTTGGCATGTCGGAGGGCATGGTGTTAGCAGCAGGGCCAGGGGGCGAGGATATTTGGTTGCTGGAACCGCATAAAGGGGCACAGGCGGGGATGCGGGTTAAGTAACTCGACTTTTTGAGCACGAACCTTTTTCTCGCTGTTATTTGAGTTAAGGTTTCGCCCTTCTGGGCGAGATACTTTCTTTTGCTTGCTCACAAATTGCATGCAATTTGGACGCCTGTCTTACAAAAGGCGCCCGTAGGGTGAAAAAAGTGCGAAGAGCATTTTTGAATCAAAGAAAGTATCCAAAGAAAACGGCCCCCCTAGTCCATCGCCCGCTACGCGGGTGCCCTGTGCTACTCACAAATTTCGCTTAAGGCGGAATTTGGACGCCAGTTTCATAATGGCGCCCGAAGGGTGAAAATACGCCTTAGCGTATTTGAATCAAAAACTTACGGCCGCTGCGGAACTCGCACAAAAAACGATACTCAATCGTTTTTGCACTCACAAATTTCGCCTAGGGGGAAATTTGGACGCCTGCAGTATAAAAGGCGCCCGCAGGGTGAATAAATGCATAAGCATTTATGAATCTGACAGTCCTCGCTACTACGTGCCGTAGCTTTCCTCCGTTGCTCGGCGATTCCCAAGGGGAGATTGGGTGCTTCGTAGCAGATAATGGAGGTAATGAAGGGCTGGTTACAAGAAGTCATTAGCGGACAATTAAAATGCATACCCTGTCATCCCGGCGGACGCCGGGGTCCAGAAAACAAGAGTGGAGAAAACACTCTACACAGCAACCGATCTTCCCTTAGCAATAGGTCTAAAGGGCGCTTCGTAGCTAAGCTTGCGTATGATATGGTTCCTTTACTCAAAGAAAGAAAGAACCAACAAAGTAATTACCAACTGTCATCCCAACGAACACGAGGATCCAGCCAACACAAAACGGCACAAACAAAACGTCCTACGGAGCACCCGACTTCCCCTTGGGAATCGCCGAGCAACGGAGATTTTTAACGGGGCGAAGTAGTGACGGATGTCTGAGTATTTTTTGATTAAGTATCAAAAAATGCGAGTTCCGGAACGACCGTTAAAAATCGAGTAGCGCAGGGTATCGGCGCAGCCGACGATGGATTAGGGGTGGCCTTTCTTTTGGTTACTTTTCTTTGGCCACGCAAAGAAAAGTCACTCGCCTAGCAAGGCGAAAAAAATGCTTAGCTAAAAAAGATCAACCAGAAACAAACAAGAGCAAAAACATAAATACCGGATCAACTCCTGCATGACAAAAACACAAGCAACACCATAAATGCTGGGTCAGACCCAGCATGACAAACACACCAACACGTCATTCCGGCGAAAGCCGGAATCCAGAAAAAGGAACGCAGATACCGGATCAAGTCCGGTATGACAAAACCATGCTAGCCGACTACGCACTACTACTCATCAGCGCCGTACTAGTTAACAACTTCGTACTGGTACAGTTTTTAGGGCTATGCCCCTTTATGGGCGTGTCCAACAAACTGGAAACTGCCATAGGTATGTCCAGCGCCACCACCTTCGTGCTCACCCTAGCCTCCATCTGCAGCTGGTTAACCTACCAATGGCTGCTAGTGCCACTGGGTTTAGAATACCTGCGCACCATCTCCTTTATTTTAGTAATCGCCGTAGTGGTACAGTTCACCGAAATGGTGGTGCGCAAAACCAGTCCGCTGCTCTACAAAGTGCTGGGGGTATTTTTACCACTCATCACCACCAACTGCGCGGTGCTAGGTGTAGCCTTATTAAACATCAACAAAAGCCACAGCTTTATGGAGTCAGCCTTGTATGGCTTTGGTGCCGCTGCTGGCTTCTCGTTAGTGTTGGTGTTATTTGCCGCCATGCGCGAGCGCTTAGCCGCCGCCGATGTGCCCACGCCGTTTAAAGGTGCCGCCATCGGTATGATTACTGCTGGCTTAATGTCGCTGGCCTTTATGGGCTTTGCTGGGTTGGTGTAATGATAGAGTTAATCAGCCAATACCCACTACTCACCGCCGTGGCCGCCTTGGTTGCCCTAAGCATACCCTTTGGCGCCTTATTAGGCTTTGCCGCTATTCGTTTTAAAACCGAAGGCAACCCTATAATCGATCAAATAGAAGCGCTGCTGCCGCAAACTCAATGTGGCCAGTGCAGCTACCCCGGT contains:
- the metG gene encoding methionine--tRNA ligase, with amino-acid sequence MSEQQHTARKILVTSALPYANGSLHLGHLLETIQTDIWVRFQKQRGHQCTYVCADDAHGTAIMLTAEKNGLSPEQQIANVKAEHEKDFDGFLIDFDNYHTTHSEENKILSEDFYKKLLANGHIASREITQLFDPEKELFLADRYIKGTCPKCKTDDQYGDNCEACGATYSPADLIDPKSAISGATPVEKQSTHYFLTLASFEDMLKEWTQSGRLQPQIANKLNEWLEPGLQEWDISRDAPYFGFEIPDAPGKYFYVWLDAPIGYMASFKNYCDNAAINTNGLSFEEFWGKDSDAELYHFIGKDIINFHGLFWPAMLESAGYRKPSAIFAHGFLTVNQQKMSKSRGTFIKAQTYLEHLDAEYLRYYYAAKLSAAVDDIDLNLTDFVQRVNSDLVGKVINIASRSAKFITKKHDGIMAAELDNPELWQQGVSKGEEIAKHFEQREYSKALREIMALADATNEYFDSQEPWALAKQEGQEQKVLAISSQCVNMFRLIMTYLKPILPITAAKAEAFLNCELLWVGDIKPLLSHQINKFKPMMSRIEIEKVDAIIEASKSDQADEAAKTDKKAEKKAKQQKLSSQNKAEPETPSEIEFEDFAKVDLRIVEIINAEHVEGADKLLKLTLSLGEEQKQVFAGIKSAYAPEDLIGKLTVMVANLKPRKMRFGMSEGMVLAAGPGGEDIWLLEPHKGAQAGMRVK
- the rsxA gene encoding electron transport complex subunit RsxA, with amino-acid sequence MLADYALLLISAVLVNNFVLVQFLGLCPFMGVSNKLETAIGMSSATTFVLTLASICSWLTYQWLLVPLGLEYLRTISFILVIAVVVQFTEMVVRKTSPLLYKVLGVFLPLITTNCAVLGVALLNINKSHSFMESALYGFGAAAGFSLVLVLFAAMRERLAAADVPTPFKGAAIGMITAGLMSLAFMGFAGLV